A genomic segment from uncultured Desulfuromonas sp. encodes:
- a CDS encoding ATP-binding protein → MSIALRFSLLVKFMAVISTVLLITMFISVVVNVRFQRQITLENSLHEADYFSETILRSTYYQMLEDDREMLYQMIDEVGAMPGIRRIRLFNKEGIINFSTDKQEVGTIIQHNSEGCSICHLDTGEPLAYAPTAARGRTFYDENGEIFLGVTKAIYNDPSCYTAECHYHPQDRELNGILDVQISLKNRMAQVDIFRNYFVILTCVLLVLLFVALLLLTKRLIITPVNVLIEHQRRIAAGDLSSMIEDAPNDELGELARGANQMTRSLRASQAEIRNWANTLEAKVEERTQQIQKMQGTLARSERLASLGKLVAGIAHEINNPLTGILMFSSMAAETPGISEQMKNDLDTITHETERCAGIVRGLLDFGRESIPMKTFVSVNRILDKTLALVENQTLFQDVEIAREYDAAVPDLEGDPNQLEQVFMNMFINAAQAMPAGGQLAIKTWLEHDMVMIRIADTGCGISGENLERIFDPFFTTKDQQGTGLGLSVSYGIVENHGGDIRVESYPAKGTAFTIRLPVNSADKGISLTSH, encoded by the coding sequence GTGAGTATCGCATTGCGTTTTTCTTTGCTGGTCAAATTTATGGCCGTTATCAGTACGGTCCTGCTCATTACCATGTTCATTTCTGTCGTGGTGAACGTGCGTTTTCAACGTCAGATTACGTTGGAAAACTCACTCCACGAAGCCGATTACTTTAGCGAAACAATCCTTCGTTCTACCTATTATCAAATGCTTGAAGATGACCGGGAGATGCTTTATCAGATGATTGATGAAGTTGGTGCCATGCCCGGTATTCGCCGTATCCGCCTGTTCAATAAAGAGGGGATTATCAATTTCTCCACGGACAAGCAGGAGGTGGGGACGATCATTCAGCATAATTCCGAGGGCTGTAGTATTTGTCATCTCGATACCGGTGAGCCGCTGGCCTATGCACCGACCGCTGCACGGGGGCGAACGTTTTATGACGAAAACGGCGAGATCTTTCTCGGCGTGACCAAGGCAATCTACAACGATCCCAGCTGTTATACCGCCGAATGCCACTACCACCCTCAGGATCGTGAGTTGAACGGGATTCTTGATGTGCAGATCTCGTTGAAAAACCGCATGGCACAGGTTGACATCTTTCGTAATTACTTTGTCATTCTCACCTGTGTCCTGTTGGTGCTGTTGTTTGTTGCCCTGCTGTTGTTAACCAAGCGTCTGATTATTACTCCTGTTAACGTGTTGATCGAGCATCAGAGACGGATCGCTGCTGGTGATCTCAGCAGCATGATTGAGGATGCTCCCAACGATGAACTTGGCGAGTTGGCTCGAGGGGCCAACCAGATGACGCGCAGCTTGCGAGCCTCACAGGCTGAGATACGCAACTGGGCGAATACGTTGGAAGCAAAGGTTGAAGAGCGGACCCAGCAGATTCAGAAAATGCAGGGCACTCTGGCCCGTTCGGAGCGCCTGGCGTCTTTGGGCAAACTGGTCGCTGGTATTGCTCATGAAATTAACAATCCTTTGACCGGTATCCTGATGTTTTCATCTATGGCGGCTGAGACGCCTGGTATCAGCGAACAGATGAAGAATGATCTCGATACCATTACTCATGAAACGGAGCGCTGCGCGGGGATTGTCCGGGGGTTGCTTGATTTTGGACGCGAATCGATTCCAATGAAGACCTTTGTTTCGGTCAATAGGATTCTCGACAAGACCTTGGCTCTGGTTGAAAATCAGACACTGTTTCAGGATGTGGAGATTGCACGTGAATACGATGCCGCTGTTCCCGATCTTGAGGGTGATCCCAACCAGCTGGAGCAGGTGTTTATGAACATGTTTATCAATGCTGCTCAAGCTATGCCGGCCGGAGGCCAGTTGGCCATCAAAACCTGGCTGGAGCACGATATGGTGATGATCCGAATTGCGGATACGGGATGCGGGATCTCAGGGGAGAACCTGGAGCGGATTTTCGATCCCTTCTTTACGACCAAGGATCAACAAGGCACCGGTTTGGGTTTGTCTGTTTCCTACGGAATTGTCGAGAACCATGGCGGGGATATTCGTGTTGAAAGTTACCCGGCGAAGGGGACGGCATTTACCATTCGGCTACCGGTCAATAGTGCGGATAAAGGGATTTCTCTGACAAGCCACTAG
- a CDS encoding cytochrome b/b6 domain-containing protein — protein sequence MEMQERIYLTPTPVRIWHWLNALGIVTLCVTGAQIRFPEYINIFGTYKAAIRLHHTAGIVVALSFALWLFYYGVIAKMLTKLYVPTAEDLKSGVIRQALYYFFYYFTGTKSNPHEESPTNKFNPMQKGAYVVIMMVLVPLVIITGAVLMNLEPLREVVVLFGGVRVVAGIHFLLACALGAFLPTHFYLATLGHTPFAHFKPMWTGWEEHHSDH from the coding sequence ATGGAAATGCAAGAGAGAATTTATCTGACCCCGACCCCGGTACGTATCTGGCACTGGTTAAATGCCTTGGGTATCGTGACCCTGTGTGTCACTGGCGCTCAAATCCGCTTTCCGGAGTATATCAATATTTTTGGCACGTATAAGGCGGCAATTCGCCTGCATCATACGGCGGGAATCGTTGTCGCTCTGTCATTCGCTCTGTGGTTATTTTACTACGGTGTTATTGCTAAGATGCTGACCAAGCTGTATGTGCCGACCGCCGAAGACCTGAAGAGTGGGGTTATCCGTCAGGCTTTGTATTATTTCTTTTATTATTTCACTGGGACCAAGTCCAATCCTCACGAAGAGAGCCCGACCAATAAGTTTAATCCCATGCAAAAAGGGGCTTACGTGGTGATCATGATGGTTCTGGTGCCGTTGGTGATCATTACCGGCGCGGTTTTGATGAATCTCGAACCGTTGCGTGAAGTGGTTGTCCTGTTTGGTGGAGTGCGTGTTGTCGCCGGGATTCACTTCCTGCTGGCGTGTGCATTGGGTGCCTTTTTGCCGACCCATTTTTATCTGGCAACATTAGGCCATACACCTTTTGCTCACTTTAAGCCGATGTGGACGGGTTGGGAAGAGCACCACTCTGATCATTAA
- a CDS encoding cytochrome c3 family protein, which translates to MKRLLLCYAAVLVGLMLGQGAWAMETEDCLGCHTEADEVGESYAIDGGLFAKTAHAEEGCTACHEVGEEHPDDGVEAQLIATCADCHDEITQTYTSSVHAGNAECRDCHNAHQALAPVSLSGVQMNESCQDCHGSAEVEGSHARWLPQADVHIRSVPCVSCHSSSEKFVITLYVTQRQGNRAYADYELLDYQQLSDRVEGAPVSALLDTDQSGEVSLDELSSFYKAEERSGLRLWAMMTPETVEHNFTTMDNRWDCTYCHAAGPEAMQNSYVAFPTEDGSYQRIPMQKGATLDALFGTPDFYMVGSTRSKVLNIIGLLILLGGLAMPIGHGTMRFLTRKNRQKEH; encoded by the coding sequence ATGAAACGATTACTGTTATGCTATGCGGCCGTTCTGGTTGGTCTGATGTTGGGCCAGGGGGCTTGGGCTATGGAAACCGAGGATTGCCTGGGGTGCCATACGGAAGCGGACGAAGTCGGTGAGAGCTACGCCATCGATGGTGGCCTGTTTGCCAAAACTGCCCATGCTGAAGAAGGGTGTACGGCATGTCATGAAGTTGGTGAAGAACACCCTGATGATGGTGTAGAGGCGCAACTTATTGCGACGTGCGCTGATTGTCATGATGAGATTACCCAGACCTATACGTCAAGCGTTCATGCGGGAAATGCGGAATGTCGTGACTGTCACAACGCCCATCAGGCTCTGGCTCCGGTCAGTCTGTCCGGCGTTCAGATGAATGAGTCTTGCCAGGATTGCCATGGTTCGGCGGAAGTTGAAGGAAGTCATGCGCGCTGGTTGCCTCAGGCGGATGTGCATATTCGGTCCGTCCCTTGTGTGTCCTGTCATAGCTCCTCGGAGAAATTCGTTATTACGCTCTATGTGACTCAGCGTCAGGGCAACCGTGCCTATGCAGACTATGAACTGCTCGATTATCAGCAGCTGTCTGATCGCGTTGAAGGGGCTCCTGTGAGTGCTTTGCTGGATACGGATCAGAGCGGAGAGGTTTCTCTTGACGAGCTGTCTTCATTCTACAAGGCCGAAGAGCGCTCCGGATTGCGCCTGTGGGCCATGATGACCCCGGAAACTGTTGAGCACAACTTTACGACCATGGATAACCGCTGGGATTGCACCTATTGCCATGCTGCCGGCCCTGAGGCTATGCAGAACAGCTATGTGGCGTTTCCGACAGAAGATGGCAGCTATCAGCGGATTCCGATGCAAAAGGGTGCGACGCTGGATGCCCTGTTCGGAACCCCGGATTTCTACATGGTGGGCTCGACCCGTAGTAAAGTGTTGAATATTATCGGCCTGTTGATCTTGCTGGGTGGTCTGGCTATGCCCATCGGTCACGGAACCATGCGCTTTTTGACCCGCAAGAACAGACAGAAGGAGCACTAA
- a CDS encoding sigma-54 dependent transcriptional regulator — protein sequence MSQPRILVVDDEAVIREAVKRILEQEGYEVITATSGHTALEKVQNDDFTVVISDLKMPGMGGMEVLKSIKILQPDVPVIIITGYATVETAVDAIKNGAFDYLSKPFTPPQVKEMVTKAIEQRKLSGEGGSLGNTLNEHRGFHRFVGDSKAMQKVYGRILQVAPTDSTVLITGESGTGKELVARAIHENSTRKDMPFVAIDCTALAESLLESELFGHEKGSFTGATQTKVGLFKVANGGTLFLDEVSNISLSSQAKLLRVIQEREVTPIGGTKPQPIDIRLISATNKNLRDLSNQGEFREDLYFRLNTIPIDMPPLRERNGDLPLLVGYFLRKFADEINKEIKGVSPAAMNLLEDYDFPGNVRELEHMIERAVVLASGDMIMPGDLGMYGEEMPGGGDEDGYIPATTEELKEIKRKLREEAVKPIEKSFVLEALKRNDWNITRAAEDVGMLRPNFQALMKKLQVSARDRKVE from the coding sequence ATGTCCCAACCGCGCATTTTAGTCGTTGACGATGAGGCCGTCATCCGAGAAGCCGTTAAACGGATTCTTGAACAGGAAGGCTACGAGGTCATCACGGCCACCAGCGGTCACACTGCGCTCGAAAAGGTCCAAAATGACGATTTTACCGTCGTCATCAGCGACCTGAAAATGCCTGGCATGGGTGGCATGGAAGTTCTTAAATCGATTAAAATCCTTCAACCGGATGTTCCGGTGATCATCATCACGGGATACGCTACGGTTGAAACCGCTGTCGATGCGATTAAGAATGGGGCATTTGACTACCTGTCAAAACCATTTACCCCACCTCAGGTCAAAGAGATGGTCACCAAGGCCATTGAACAACGCAAACTGTCTGGAGAGGGCGGAAGTCTCGGCAACACCCTCAATGAACATCGCGGATTTCATCGTTTTGTCGGTGACAGTAAAGCCATGCAAAAGGTCTATGGTCGCATCCTTCAGGTGGCCCCGACGGACAGCACGGTTCTAATCACTGGAGAAAGCGGCACCGGCAAGGAGTTGGTGGCTCGCGCCATTCACGAAAACAGCACGCGCAAGGACATGCCTTTTGTTGCCATCGACTGTACCGCGTTAGCTGAGAGCCTGCTTGAGAGTGAATTGTTCGGCCACGAAAAAGGCTCGTTCACCGGCGCGACCCAGACCAAGGTTGGCCTGTTCAAAGTGGCCAACGGCGGTACACTGTTCCTTGATGAGGTTTCCAATATCAGCTTAAGTTCACAGGCCAAGCTGTTGCGTGTCATTCAAGAGCGTGAAGTCACGCCTATCGGTGGCACCAAACCACAACCCATTGACATCCGCCTGATTTCGGCAACCAACAAAAACCTGCGCGACCTCTCCAATCAAGGCGAGTTTCGTGAAGACCTGTACTTTCGTCTCAACACCATTCCCATCGACATGCCACCACTGCGGGAACGAAATGGCGACCTGCCTTTATTGGTCGGTTATTTTCTGCGTAAATTTGCCGACGAGATCAATAAAGAGATTAAAGGCGTGAGTCCTGCCGCCATGAACCTGCTCGAAGATTATGATTTCCCCGGCAATGTTCGTGAATTGGAACACATGATTGAACGCGCTGTTGTACTGGCTTCCGGCGACATGATCATGCCTGGTGATCTTGGCATGTACGGCGAGGAGATGCCGGGTGGCGGCGATGAAGACGGTTATATTCCCGCCACGACGGAAGAGCTGAAAGAGATCAAAAGAAAGCTGCGCGAAGAGGCGGTCAAACCGATTGAAAAAAGTTTTGTCCTTGAGGCCTTAAAACGCAATGATTGGAACATCACCCGTGCCGCAGAAGATGTCGGCATGCTACGTCCAAACTTTCAGGCATTGATGAAAAAATTGCAGGTTTCTGCCCGCGACCGCAAAGTCGAGTAA